One window of the Sciurus carolinensis chromosome 8, mSciCar1.2, whole genome shotgun sequence genome contains the following:
- the Slc25a40 gene encoding probable mitochondrial glutathione transporter SLC25A40 isoform X1: protein MDPEKVGSQTVKVTPFQQMLASCTGAILTSLMVTPLDVVKIRLQAQHTPFPKGKCFVYSNGLMDHMCVCENGGNKAWYRKPGNFRGTLDAFLKIIRNEGIKSLWSGLPPTLVMAVPATVIYFTCYDQLSAFLRSKLGENETRIPIVAGIVARFGAVTVISPLELIRTKMQSKKFSYEELHRFVSKKVAEDGWISLWKGWVPTVLRDVPFSAMYWYNYEILKKWLCEKSGLYEPTFMINFTSGALSGSFAAVATLPFDVVKTQKQTQLWIYESQKISMPSHMSTWVIMKNIVAKDGFSGLFTGLIPRLIKIAPACAIMISTYEFGKAFFQKQNIQRQQF, encoded by the exons TGACACCGCTGGATGTTGTTAAAATTCGACTCCAAGCCCAGCACACCCCATTCCCCAAAG GAAAATGTTTTGTGTATAGTAATGGACTCATGGATCATATGTGTGTCTGTGAAAACGGGGGCAACAAAGCATGGTATAGGAAGCCAGGAAATTTCCGGGGGACATTG gatgcctttttaaaaatcattagaaatGAAGGCATTAAATCCCTGTGGAGTGGCCTTCCTCCTACACT AGTGATGGCAGTCCCTGCCACAGTTATTTATTTTACCTGCTATGATCAATTAAGTGCTTTTCTGAGATCTaaattaggagaaaatgaaaCCCGAATACCAATTGTTGCTGGAATTGTGGCCAGAT TTGGTGCAGTAACTGTGATAAGTCCCTTAGAATTGATTAGAACCAAGATGCAGTCTAAGAAGTTTTCTTATGAGGAACTGCATCGATTTGTCAGCAAGAAAGTTGCTGAAGATGGTTGGATTTCACTTTGGAAGGGCTGGGTTCCCACTGTTCTTAGAGATGTACCTTTCTCAG CAATGTACTGGTATAactatgaaattttaaagaagtgGTTGTGTGAGAAATCTGGTTTATATGAACCGACATTTATGATCAACTTTACTTCAGGGGCATTGTCTGGTTCT TTTGCAGCTGTTGCAACTTTACCATTTGATGTGGTAAAAACACAAAAGCAGACCCAACTTTGGATATATGAAAGTCAAAAAA TTTCTATGCCTTCGCACATGTCAACTTGGGTTATAATGAAGAACATTGTTGCTAAAGATGGATTTTCTGGATTATTTACAG GCCTGATTCCTCGCTTAATTAAAATTGCCCCTGCTTGTGCCATTATGATCAGTacatatgaatttggaaaggcatttttccagaaacaaaatattcaaaggcAACAATTCTAG